One window of Nymphaea colorata isolate Beijing-Zhang1983 chromosome 1, ASM883128v2, whole genome shotgun sequence genomic DNA carries:
- the LOC116262631 gene encoding metal transporter Nramp5-like isoform X1, with protein sequence MAADQAGKEVVGKDPSWKGSNRIASLNDVEHQPAFCAPHHDDKHELMHEKEKPGWKKFMGYIGPGFLVSMAYLDPGNMETDLQAGANHKYELLWIVLIGMVFAFIIQSLSAKLGVATGKHLSEHCKTEYPKYVNYCLWLLAEIAVIAADIPEVVGTAFALNILFHIPVWTGVLITGLSTMLLLGLQKYGVRKLEALITFLVFIMAACYFAELAYVKPKASEVLQGLFVPKLKGDGATGDAIALLGALIMPHNLFLHSALVLSRKVPQSVHGIQSACKYFFLESGFALFIAFLINLSLVAVSGSICSSENLSKENSEHCSDLTLNNAHFLLKNVLGKSSSTIYAISLLASGQSSTITGTYAGQYIMQGFLDMKMKKWLRNFVTRCIAITPSLVVSIIGGPAGAGKLIIVASLNVQMILSFELPFSLIPLLKFSSSETKMGPHKNSIFIVIVSWILGLLIIGINVYYLSTGFVNWLLHNNLPKVGSIFIGIIVFPLMAMYVAAVVYLTIRKDRVVTYVDRSKVDQFGNHAQSDKELQASEAMDDEVPYREDLADIPFPE encoded by the exons ATGGCTGCCGATCAAGCGGGTAAAGAAGTGGTGGGGAAAGATCCTTCATGGAAAGGAAGCAATCGTATAGCTTCTTTAAATGATGTTGAACACCAACCAGCGTTTTGTGCTCCACATCATGATGATAAGCATGAACTCATGCATGAAAAAGAG AAGCCAGGATGGAAGAAGTTCATGGGGTACATAGGACCTGGCTTTCTTGTTTCCATGGCCTACCTTGACCCGGGAAAca TGGAAACCGATTTACAGGCAGGAGCTAACCATAAATATGAG CTCTTATGGATAGTCCTTATTGGGATGGTCTTTGCTTTCATTATTCAGTCACTCTCTGCAAAGTTGGGAGTTGCCACAG GGAAGCATCTATCTGAACACTGCAAGACTGAATATCCCAAGTATGTGAATTACTGCTTATGGTTGCTTGCTGAAATTGCTGTTATTGCTGCTGATATACCAGAAG TTGTTGGAACGGCATTCGCTCTCAATATATTGTTTCACATACCAGTGTGGACAGGAGTTCTCATAACAGGCTTAAGCACTAtgcttcttctcggcctccaaAAATACGGG GTGAGGAAGCTGGAAGCCCTGATAACGTTTCTGGTCTTCATAATGGCAGCCTGCTACTTTGCAGAGTTGGCGTACGTCAAGCCCAAGGCATCGGAAGTTCTTCAAGGGCTCTTCGTCCCTAAGTTGAAAGGAGACGGTGCCACTGGCGATGCCATCGCCCTCTTGGGTGCTCTTATCATGCC GCACAACCTCTTTCTTCATTCAGCACTGGTTCTTTCAAGGAAGGTGCCGCAATCTGTACATGGAATCCAA AGTGCATGCAAATACTTTTTCTTGGAAAGTGGGTTTGCCCTCTTTATAGCCTTCCTGATTAATCTGTCACTAGTAGCAGTATCTGGTAGCATATGCTCATCTGAGAacctttcaaaagaaaattcagaACACTGCAGTGATCTTACCCTCAACAATGCACATTTTCTGCTAAAG AATGTTCTAGGTAAATCAAGCTCTACAATATATGCTATTTCCTTGCTTGCTTCTGGTCAGAGTTCCACAATAACTGGCACATATGCAGGCCAATACATTATGCAG GGTTTCCTagatatgaaaatgaagaagtggTTACGGAATTTTGTCACTCGATGCATCGCAATCACTCCAAGCTTGGTGGTCTCCATTATTGGTGGACCTGCGGGTGCAGGAAAACTGATCATCGTCGCTTCG TTGAATGTGCAGATGATCCTATCGTTTGAGCTCCCATTTTCTCTTATACCACTTCTCAAGTTTAGCAGCAGTGAGACAAAGATGGGCCCCCACAAAAATTCCATCTTT ATTGTCATTGTCTCATGGATCCTAGGCCTTCTTATAATTGGAATAAATGTATATTACCTTAGCACCGGCTTTGTTAATTGGTTGCTTCACAATAACTTGCCCAAGGTTGGGAGTATCTTCATCGGCATCATAGTGTTCCCTCTCATGGCAATGTATGTTGCAGCAGTGGTATACTTGACTATACGAAAGGACAGGGTAGTTACGTATGTAGATAGATCAAAAGTTGATCAGTTTGGGAACCATGCCCAATCAGATAAAGAGTTGCAAGCTAGTGAAGCTATGGATGATGAGGTTCCTTATAGAGAAGACCTTGCTGATATCCCATTCCCAGAGTAG
- the LOC116262631 gene encoding metal transporter Nramp5-like isoform X2 → MAADQAGKEVVGKDPSWKGSNRIASLNDVEHQPAFCAPHHDDKHELMHEKEKPGWKKFMGYIGPGFLVSMAYLDPGNMETDLQAGANHKYELLWIVLIGMVFAFIIQSLSAKLGVATGKHLSEHCKTEYPKYVNYCLWLLAEIAVIAADIPEVVGTAFALNILFHIPVWTGVLITGLSTMLLLGLQKYGVRKLEALITFLVFIMAACYFAELAYVKPKASEVLQGLFVPKLKGDGATGDAIALLGALIMPHNLFLHSALVLSRKVPQSVHGIQSACKYFFLESGFALFIAFLINLSLVAVSGSICSSENLSKENSEHCSDLTLNNAHFLLKNVLGKSSSTIYAISLLASGQSSTITGTYAGQYIMQGFLDMKMKKWLRNFVTRCIAITPSLVVSIIGGPAGAGKLIIVASMILSFELPFSLIPLLKFSSSETKMGPHKNSIFIVIVSWILGLLIIGINVYYLSTGFVNWLLHNNLPKVGSIFIGIIVFPLMAMYVAAVVYLTIRKDRVVTYVDRSKVDQFGNHAQSDKELQASEAMDDEVPYREDLADIPFPE, encoded by the exons ATGGCTGCCGATCAAGCGGGTAAAGAAGTGGTGGGGAAAGATCCTTCATGGAAAGGAAGCAATCGTATAGCTTCTTTAAATGATGTTGAACACCAACCAGCGTTTTGTGCTCCACATCATGATGATAAGCATGAACTCATGCATGAAAAAGAG AAGCCAGGATGGAAGAAGTTCATGGGGTACATAGGACCTGGCTTTCTTGTTTCCATGGCCTACCTTGACCCGGGAAAca TGGAAACCGATTTACAGGCAGGAGCTAACCATAAATATGAG CTCTTATGGATAGTCCTTATTGGGATGGTCTTTGCTTTCATTATTCAGTCACTCTCTGCAAAGTTGGGAGTTGCCACAG GGAAGCATCTATCTGAACACTGCAAGACTGAATATCCCAAGTATGTGAATTACTGCTTATGGTTGCTTGCTGAAATTGCTGTTATTGCTGCTGATATACCAGAAG TTGTTGGAACGGCATTCGCTCTCAATATATTGTTTCACATACCAGTGTGGACAGGAGTTCTCATAACAGGCTTAAGCACTAtgcttcttctcggcctccaaAAATACGGG GTGAGGAAGCTGGAAGCCCTGATAACGTTTCTGGTCTTCATAATGGCAGCCTGCTACTTTGCAGAGTTGGCGTACGTCAAGCCCAAGGCATCGGAAGTTCTTCAAGGGCTCTTCGTCCCTAAGTTGAAAGGAGACGGTGCCACTGGCGATGCCATCGCCCTCTTGGGTGCTCTTATCATGCC GCACAACCTCTTTCTTCATTCAGCACTGGTTCTTTCAAGGAAGGTGCCGCAATCTGTACATGGAATCCAA AGTGCATGCAAATACTTTTTCTTGGAAAGTGGGTTTGCCCTCTTTATAGCCTTCCTGATTAATCTGTCACTAGTAGCAGTATCTGGTAGCATATGCTCATCTGAGAacctttcaaaagaaaattcagaACACTGCAGTGATCTTACCCTCAACAATGCACATTTTCTGCTAAAG AATGTTCTAGGTAAATCAAGCTCTACAATATATGCTATTTCCTTGCTTGCTTCTGGTCAGAGTTCCACAATAACTGGCACATATGCAGGCCAATACATTATGCAG GGTTTCCTagatatgaaaatgaagaagtggTTACGGAATTTTGTCACTCGATGCATCGCAATCACTCCAAGCTTGGTGGTCTCCATTATTGGTGGACCTGCGGGTGCAGGAAAACTGATCATCGTCGCTTCG ATGATCCTATCGTTTGAGCTCCCATTTTCTCTTATACCACTTCTCAAGTTTAGCAGCAGTGAGACAAAGATGGGCCCCCACAAAAATTCCATCTTT ATTGTCATTGTCTCATGGATCCTAGGCCTTCTTATAATTGGAATAAATGTATATTACCTTAGCACCGGCTTTGTTAATTGGTTGCTTCACAATAACTTGCCCAAGGTTGGGAGTATCTTCATCGGCATCATAGTGTTCCCTCTCATGGCAATGTATGTTGCAGCAGTGGTATACTTGACTATACGAAAGGACAGGGTAGTTACGTATGTAGATAGATCAAAAGTTGATCAGTTTGGGAACCATGCCCAATCAGATAAAGAGTTGCAAGCTAGTGAAGCTATGGATGATGAGGTTCCTTATAGAGAAGACCTTGCTGATATCCCATTCCCAGAGTAG
- the LOC116262631 gene encoding metal transporter Nramp5-like isoform X3 — translation MAADQAGKEVVGKDPSWKGSNRIASLNDVEHQPAFCAPHHDDKHELMHEKEKPGWKKFMGYIGPGFLVSMAYLDPGNMETDLQAGANHKYELLWIVLIGMVFAFIIQSLSAKLGVATGKHLSEHCKTEYPKYVNYCLWLLAEIAVIAADIPEVVGTAFALNILFHIPVWTGVLITGLSTMLLLGLQKYGVRKLEALITFLVFIMAACYFAELAYVKPKASEVLQGLFVPKLKGDGATGDAIALLGALIMPHNLFLHSALVLSRKVPQSVHGIQSACKYFFLESGFALFIAFLINLSLVAVSGSICSSENLSKENSEHCSDLTLNNAHFLLKNVLGKSSSTIYAISLLASGQSSTITGTYAGQYIMQGFLDMKMKKWLRNFVTRCIAITPSLVVSIIGGPAGAGKLIIVASIVIVSWILGLLIIGINVYYLSTGFVNWLLHNNLPKVGSIFIGIIVFPLMAMYVAAVVYLTIRKDRVVTYVDRSKVDQFGNHAQSDKELQASEAMDDEVPYREDLADIPFPE, via the exons ATGGCTGCCGATCAAGCGGGTAAAGAAGTGGTGGGGAAAGATCCTTCATGGAAAGGAAGCAATCGTATAGCTTCTTTAAATGATGTTGAACACCAACCAGCGTTTTGTGCTCCACATCATGATGATAAGCATGAACTCATGCATGAAAAAGAG AAGCCAGGATGGAAGAAGTTCATGGGGTACATAGGACCTGGCTTTCTTGTTTCCATGGCCTACCTTGACCCGGGAAAca TGGAAACCGATTTACAGGCAGGAGCTAACCATAAATATGAG CTCTTATGGATAGTCCTTATTGGGATGGTCTTTGCTTTCATTATTCAGTCACTCTCTGCAAAGTTGGGAGTTGCCACAG GGAAGCATCTATCTGAACACTGCAAGACTGAATATCCCAAGTATGTGAATTACTGCTTATGGTTGCTTGCTGAAATTGCTGTTATTGCTGCTGATATACCAGAAG TTGTTGGAACGGCATTCGCTCTCAATATATTGTTTCACATACCAGTGTGGACAGGAGTTCTCATAACAGGCTTAAGCACTAtgcttcttctcggcctccaaAAATACGGG GTGAGGAAGCTGGAAGCCCTGATAACGTTTCTGGTCTTCATAATGGCAGCCTGCTACTTTGCAGAGTTGGCGTACGTCAAGCCCAAGGCATCGGAAGTTCTTCAAGGGCTCTTCGTCCCTAAGTTGAAAGGAGACGGTGCCACTGGCGATGCCATCGCCCTCTTGGGTGCTCTTATCATGCC GCACAACCTCTTTCTTCATTCAGCACTGGTTCTTTCAAGGAAGGTGCCGCAATCTGTACATGGAATCCAA AGTGCATGCAAATACTTTTTCTTGGAAAGTGGGTTTGCCCTCTTTATAGCCTTCCTGATTAATCTGTCACTAGTAGCAGTATCTGGTAGCATATGCTCATCTGAGAacctttcaaaagaaaattcagaACACTGCAGTGATCTTACCCTCAACAATGCACATTTTCTGCTAAAG AATGTTCTAGGTAAATCAAGCTCTACAATATATGCTATTTCCTTGCTTGCTTCTGGTCAGAGTTCCACAATAACTGGCACATATGCAGGCCAATACATTATGCAG GGTTTCCTagatatgaaaatgaagaagtggTTACGGAATTTTGTCACTCGATGCATCGCAATCACTCCAAGCTTGGTGGTCTCCATTATTGGTGGACCTGCGGGTGCAGGAAAACTGATCATCGTCGCTTCG ATTGTCATTGTCTCATGGATCCTAGGCCTTCTTATAATTGGAATAAATGTATATTACCTTAGCACCGGCTTTGTTAATTGGTTGCTTCACAATAACTTGCCCAAGGTTGGGAGTATCTTCATCGGCATCATAGTGTTCCCTCTCATGGCAATGTATGTTGCAGCAGTGGTATACTTGACTATACGAAAGGACAGGGTAGTTACGTATGTAGATAGATCAAAAGTTGATCAGTTTGGGAACCATGCCCAATCAGATAAAGAGTTGCAAGCTAGTGAAGCTATGGATGATGAGGTTCCTTATAGAGAAGACCTTGCTGATATCCCATTCCCAGAGTAG